In Meiothermus sp. QL-1, the sequence TCCAGCGCATGCTGAAGACCCGCTGCAAGGGGCGGCTGGTGGCTTTAGAGCAGCCCAAACTGGACCGGGTGGTCGTTTTGCACTTCGAAGGGGAAAGCGGCTTTGTGGAAACCCCCCCCACCCAGCTCATCTTCGAGCTCACCGGGCGCAACGCCAACCTACTCCTATGCACACCGGAGGGGCGCATCCTAGGGCTAGACCGGCCCGTGACCCGGCAGATCAACCGCTACCGGGAGCTGCGTCCAGGCCTGCCCTACACCCCTCCTCCCCCGTACCAGAAGCTGGATCCCCGCCACCTGGGGCCGGAGGAGCTGGCCCCCTTCGTGGGCCGGCCCCTGGAAGAGCTGGTCAGGCATCTGGACGGGGTGGGCAAGGAGCTGGGCACCGAGCTGGCTCGCAGGGCCGGGCTCTCCCTGGACACGGTGCTCACGCCGGCCCACTTACCAGGGCTCCACAGAGCCATCCAAAGCCTGGTGGAACAACCCGGCCCAAAAACCCCCGCGGAGCTGCGAGAAAGCTGGGCCCAGGAGGAGGCCGAGGCCCTGCGCAAACCGCTGCGCGAGGCGCTAAGGCGCCAGATAACGACCCTAAAAGCCCGTTTGGAAGACTACCAAAAAGCCCTGGAGCGGCTAGGGGAGGCCAGCCGGCTGCGAAGCTGGGGCGATTTGCTCTTGGCCTACGCCCATCAAATCCAGCCCGGTCCCTCGGCGCGGTTGCGGGACTTCTCGGGTCAGGAGGTGGAAATCCCCCTCGAGCAAGGCCTCTCCCCCATCCAAAACGCCGAGCGCTTCTACCAGCGGGCCCGGCGGCTGGAAAAAAACGCGGAAAAGGCCCTGGAACGCATCGCCCCCACCGAAGCCGAGATTGCCCGCCTGGAGGAGGAGCTAAGGCGCATTCAACTACTCAGCTACGACGAACTAAGGGCTGGGAACCGCCTCATGCGGGAAAAGGGCCCCAAGGCCGGGCTGCGCCTCCAAAGCCCGGGCGGCTTTGAGGTCTGGGTGGGGCGCAGCAGCCAGGAGAACGAGCTCCTAACCCGCATGGCCCACAGCGAAGACCTTTGGTTCCACGCCCAGGGCATCCCGGGCTCGCACGTGATCCTGCGCACCCAGGGGCGCCCAGCCAGCCTGCCCGACCTGCTCTTCGCCGCCCGGCTTGCTGCCTACCACTCCAGGGCCCGGGGAGAAAAGAACGTGCCGGTGGACTATACCCTCAAAAAACACGTCTGGCGGCCGCGCAAGGCCGCACCTGGCCAGGTCCTCTACACCCAGAGCAAGACCCTCTTCGTAGACGCTGAAGCACCGGAGGAAACAGGCTAGGCCTCCTTGGCCAGCGACAGGGGCACCTCGTCCTCGGCCCGCACCCTGAGGAGCCGGGCCACCCAGGGCAGGGTGGTGCCCTGGACCAGCACCGAGAACAGCACCACGAAAAAGGTCACGTTGAAGATTTTCTGGGCGGCTTCTACCCCCGCCAAAAGGGGGAAGGTGGCCAGCACGATGGGAATGGCCCCCCGCAGGCCCACCCAGGCGATGAAGGCCTTCTCGTTCCAGCCAAAGCGGGCCGTGGGCAGGCTCAGGAAGACCGCCACCGGCCGGGCCACCCCCATGAGAAAGACCGAGAGCAAGAGGGCCGGCAGGGCAACCCCAGGGAGCTGGGAGGGAAAGACCAGAAGGCCCAGGGTGAGGAAGAGGCCGATCTCCATGAGCCAGCTCATGCCCTCGTGGAAGCTAAGCAGGGCGGTTTTGCGGGGGAAGTCCTGGTTGCCCACCACCACCCCAGCCACATACGCCGCCAGGAAACCACTTCCCCCCAGCACCGCGGTGATGGAGAAGACCAAAAGCATCAGGGTGATGGATAAGACTGCGTAAAGCCCGTCGAAACCCAAGCGCAAGCGGCGCAAAAGCCACACCGCCCCCCAGCCCAGCAGGTAACCCAAAAGCAGACCCAGCGTCATCTGCTGCACAAACAAAAGCAGCACCTGCCCACCCGAAGCAGCGGGCTGGGTTAGGAGGGTGGTCAGGCCCACGGTAAGGAAGATGGCCATGGGGTCGTTGGTACCCGACTCGAACTCGAGCAGGGGCTTCAGATGCCTGCGCAAGCGCACGGCCCGCTCGCGCAAAACGCTGAAGACCGCGCTGGCATCGGTGCTGGAGACAATGGCCCCCAAAAGCAGGGCCTCGAGCCAGCCCAGCTCCAAAACGTAGCGGGCAAAGGCCCCAGTCAGCAGCATCGTGAACAACACCCCTAGCGTGGCCAGCGAAAGCCCGGCACCCAAAATGGGCCGCACCGCCGACCAGCGGGTAAAAAGCCCCCCTGAGTAGAGTATGAAGACCAGCGCCACCGTGCCCACAAACTGGGCCAGGGCGTAGTTATCGAACCAGATGCCCCCTGGCCCGTCGCTGCCGGCCAGCATTCCAATCGCCAGAAAAAGAAGGAGACCCGGCACCCCCAGCCGACCCCCCAGCTTGGCGGCCAGCACGCTCAAAAGCAGCAGCACCCCAACAACCAGCAGTATGAGCTCGGCCTTCGGCAAATCTCCCTCCTAGCCCCAGTATGCATCCTGGCGGGAAAAACAAAATGCCCTCCCCTGACTTTGGGCACCGGGCTAGGATGGGGGGGTGGAGTACCTGGCCTACGGGGTGCTGTTCCTGACCTACCTGGGCCTAGGGCTGGGCTACTGGCCGGGCTACCGCATGAACCGGGCCGCCATCGCCCTGACCGGGGCGGCCTTGCTCATCGCGCTGGGGGTGCTCGACTTCGAGGCCGCCTGGCAGGCCCTGGAGCCCCATACCCTGGGCTTTTTGTTCGGGGTAATGGTGCTCAACGCCCACCTGGGCTACGCGGGGTTTTTCCCGCTGTTCTTGGAGCGGCTGGTCCGTCTATCCCGAAGCCCCTTGGGGCTGCTCTTCTGGCTCACTTTGGGCACCGGGGTACTCTCGGCCCTCTTCCTCAACGACACCATCGCCATCCTCTTCACCCCTTTGGTGCTGGGGCTCACCCGAAGCCTGGGCCTGCCGCCGGTGCCCTACCTGCTGGCCCTGGCCGGAGCCACCAACGTGGGCAGCGTGGCCACCCTGACCGGCAACCCCCAGAACATCGTGGTGGGCAGCCTCTCGAAGATCAGCTACCTGGACTTCGCTGCCGCCCTGAGCCCGGTAGCCCTCCTGGGGCTTCTGGTACAGGTGGGGCTGCTCTACGCCCTCTACCCCGCCGTGCGCTCCACCAAGCCACTTCCCCCTCTACCCTCCCTGCGCTTCCGCCGAAGCCGGGCCCTGCTTTTCAAAGGCCTGGGGGTTACCCTGGGCCTGCTGGCGGCCTTCCTGCTGGGCTACCCTCTGGCCCAGGCGGCCCTAATCGCTGCCGGGCTCCTGCTGTGGAGCCGCCGAATCCGTTCTGAGCGGTTCTTCCTGCGGGTGGACTGGGAGCTTTTGGTGATGTTCGCCGGGCTTTTCATCGTCACCGCGGCGGTCAAGACCCTGGGGCTGCTGGAAGGAGTAACCGCCCTGGCCAGCTCCCCCCTCAGCTTCATGGCAGTGACGGTGGGCCTCTCCAACCTTATCTCCAACGTGCCCGCGGTGCTGCTGCTTTACCCCCTGATTCCCCCCGGGGACACCCAGGCCTGGCTCCTGCTGGCCGC encodes:
- a CDS encoding anion transporter, with product MEYLAYGVLFLTYLGLGLGYWPGYRMNRAAIALTGAALLIALGVLDFEAAWQALEPHTLGFLFGVMVLNAHLGYAGFFPLFLERLVRLSRSPLGLLFWLTLGTGVLSALFLNDTIAILFTPLVLGLTRSLGLPPVPYLLALAGATNVGSVATLTGNPQNIVVGSLSKISYLDFAAALSPVALLGLLVQVGLLYALYPAVRSTKPLPPLPSLRFRRSRALLFKGLGVTLGLLAAFLLGYPLAQAALIAAGLLLWSRRIRSERFFLRVDWELLVMFAGLFIVTAAVKTLGLLEGVTALASSPLSFMAVTVGLSNLISNVPAVLLLYPLIPPGDTQAWLLLAAASTLAGNLTLLGSVANLIVAEAARREGYRLSFLEHLRFGLPLTLLTLLIAYAWLY
- a CDS encoding potassium/proton antiporter; this translates as MPKAELILLVVGVLLLLSVLAAKLGGRLGVPGLLLFLAIGMLAGSDGPGGIWFDNYALAQFVGTVALVFILYSGGLFTRWSAVRPILGAGLSLATLGVLFTMLLTGAFARYVLELGWLEALLLGAIVSSTDASAVFSVLRERAVRLRRHLKPLLEFESGTNDPMAIFLTVGLTTLLTQPAASGGQVLLLFVQQMTLGLLLGYLLGWGAVWLLRRLRLGFDGLYAVLSITLMLLVFSITAVLGGSGFLAAYVAGVVVGNQDFPRKTALLSFHEGMSWLMEIGLFLTLGLLVFPSQLPGVALPALLLSVFLMGVARPVAVFLSLPTARFGWNEKAFIAWVGLRGAIPIVLATFPLLAGVEAAQKIFNVTFFVVLFSVLVQGTTLPWVARLLRVRAEDEVPLSLAKEA
- a CDS encoding NFACT family protein, yielding MEGLLIHALVRELSDKLPCRSLGWAFPDESSAAVLLEGVGNLVLRYRPPSPLLTVEPGHLEGEARTPFQRMLKTRCKGRLVALEQPKLDRVVVLHFEGESGFVETPPTQLIFELTGRNANLLLCTPEGRILGLDRPVTRQINRYRELRPGLPYTPPPPYQKLDPRHLGPEELAPFVGRPLEELVRHLDGVGKELGTELARRAGLSLDTVLTPAHLPGLHRAIQSLVEQPGPKTPAELRESWAQEEAEALRKPLREALRRQITTLKARLEDYQKALERLGEASRLRSWGDLLLAYAHQIQPGPSARLRDFSGQEVEIPLEQGLSPIQNAERFYQRARRLEKNAEKALERIAPTEAEIARLEEELRRIQLLSYDELRAGNRLMREKGPKAGLRLQSPGGFEVWVGRSSQENELLTRMAHSEDLWFHAQGIPGSHVILRTQGRPASLPDLLFAARLAAYHSRARGEKNVPVDYTLKKHVWRPRKAAPGQVLYTQSKTLFVDAEAPEETG